The Hydrogenispora ethanolica genome includes the window CAATAGCCTGGCGGAAGAGAAATGGCATCAAACCGGTCTGACCAGCCCACTCTTTCAAGGCACGCCGCTCCGGGTGACTGAGGAAGCGGTGCGGGCGGCGGAGCGATTGATCGGTTGGCAGCCGGACGGAAAATCAAAATGATTCTCTCTTTCAAATATCCTCTTGATGATCCCGGTTTTTGGCCGGGATTTTTTATGCCTCGGATTAGAAGCCATGTGATAAAGTCTCTTTCCAAACGATTCGACTGGCAAGAGGATTTCAAAACGACTTTATCACTTGCTTCTCTGAGCTTTTGTGTTCACCCTGACCTTCGGACAGGGTTTATCACAACGCTTTTAGAAGCCATGTGATAAAGTCTCTCGAAACGGAAATCAGCTCATAAAAAGATTTAAAACGACTTTATCACTTGCTTCAGGCAATCGCTGTGACCCTTCCGGCTTTTAGCCGGGTTTATCACAGCTCTTTTAGACTAAGGTCCTTTTCAAAAATTGATTTTGCCTTATAATGGTAGTAGGAGGTTGATAATGGGATGAATGCATTCCTTGATATCTCGGTCCTGCGGCAATTGATTAAGGACTGTCCGCCGGAGGTATACCGTCAATCGGAGATTAAGACGCTGAAGACCGGCGAGATTTTATTTTGCCAGGGCGAAACGTCGCAATACGTTTATATTATCTTGAAAGGCAACTTAAAGGCCTATCTCTGCAATCCTTTGGGAGCCAAGTATTTTCTGCTCATTCAGCATGCCGGTCAAATCGTGGGCGAGGTCGAAACATTGTTGGGCGGCATGCCCTACATCGGAACCTTGGAAGCGATTGAGGATTCGACGGTGCTCGCGGTGCCGCAGCCGATGTACGAGCGGTGGTTGAGTGAGGATCACCGGTTTAGCCTCTATGTTCATAAGCTGCTATGCAATAATTTTTACCTTCTGATCAAAAAAAGCGCCGAAGACGGGCTATATCCGTTGAAATACCGCCTGATGAACCTGCTTGGATACTTACATGGCGAGGACGGGCCGATCCAAAAGAAGCTGTTGGTGGAGACATTGGGAGCGACGGAGCAAAGCGTGGAACAGATCCTCGGCGAACTGACGGAGAAAGGGATTGCCGAATGCCGGGACGGCGTCATCAAGGTGTTGTCCATCGATCTGCTGAACAAAGAATTCTGGCTTTCCTGAATCCCAGGGTCCCGGTTGCGCCCGACGATTCTCTTGATGAGGATACTCTCGCGGTCTCGGGTTGGTCTCCAAAATCGCCACCGCCCGGATCAGGACCGGTTCAACCGATGTCTTGCAACCGCCGGAGATCCTTGATCCGGATGCCGCGGCGGTCGCGAGCGATGATTCCCAGCTCCTCGAATTCCGCCAACACCCTGCGCAACTGGCGGTCGGTGACCCCCAGCAGTTTAGCTAGCTCGTTATATTGCAGGGTCTGCAAAAGACCCTCGTCAGCGGCGCTCTCTTCCAAAAAGCGGGCGAGACGGATCCGTAGCGGGTATAGCAGATTCCGATTGTACTTGATCGAAGTCTCGCGTAATTTGTTGGCTAAGGTGAGGGAGATCAGCCGGTAAAAGCCGGCATGATGATGGAGTTCCCTGGCTGCCCACTCTTTGGGCAGGCTCAGCAGCTTGCAGGGGGTCTTGGCCGTCACATTGTTAAGGATATAGCGGTCCCCCAAAACAAACTCAATGTCCCCAAATACATCAAACGGCCTTCTCAAGCAGATGATCAATTCGTCGCCATCCTCCGACAGTACCGTAACCAGAGCGGTTCCTTCCACCAGGATCAGGATATCGGAATTTGCTTCTTCCGCCACCAAGATATACTCATTTTCCCCATACGCGCAGATAGAGAACTCTTTGACAAACCGTTCCCCAAAATACTGATCTAATTGATATTGGGCCAGAAAGCGGCGGGTTTCTTGGTAATCCTCATATTTTCTCATGATGGCACCGGAAATATGTCCTTTCGAAATGGCTACTTCTACTATACCATAACAACCATGAGTGAGAGATCTAGTTTTTACCATTTGATGCCGAAAGGAATGGAAATGCCATGGAGCAATGGGGAATATCGCTATACGACGCCATCAGCGTGGCCATCGGGACCGCCGGAGCAATCCTGCTGATTAAGAAAAGCATCTGGTGCTGGTGTTGTGGGATGGTCTGCAACATCATGTGGTTGTTTCTTTTTATGGAGCGGTCGCTATTGATTGCCGCGGGTTTGCAAGTTACTTATTTCCTGTTTTCGGGTTACGGGATTATCCGTTGGCGGTTGGAGCGAGCCCAAAAACCGATTCCGCCGTTACTAGAGCACACCGGTACGCTGATATCGCTGATCATTTTTAGCTTGGCCGTTCTGAAAACCAGGTTTACCGGACTGAATAGCTATTGCGAACTGCTGGCGGTGAGCCTGTTAATCGTCGCCAATTGGCTGACCGCGCGCCAACATCGTTATTGCTGGTATTTCTGGATCAGCGGCGATCTGGTTTTTGGCCTGTTCCTGTGGAATGCCCATATTTATGCGCTCTTCCTCATGCAAGTGGTGTACTTCGCGGCATCGGTATGGGGTTTGTTTGAGTGGCGAAAAGTTGATAAAAAAAATAGTCCGAAATCCATTACCTGTTCAATTCAATAGCGGTGAAATAGGAGGTAAGGATGAAATCGGGTCGGGAACGCCGATGCGAATGGGGTTTGATGTTAAAATGTAAAAATTATGGCAGGAGGTAAACAGTAATCGCAGAAATAATTTAGAAAATAGGTCAGGTCAATAGAAATAGAAAGATTCCGGACTCGTTTTCGGGAAAAGTCAAGCGAATGAATCACTTCGGTTGCAATGAAGGGAGGTAACCATGCAGATTCAAACCAGATCCGGCAGCGCAATATTCCCGGCTGCACTTACTAGCGACGGCGGCAGATTGTGGTTTATCGACAATATCCGCTGGCTCATGATCGTGTTGGTAGTGATGTTTCACCTTAGCCTGACCTACGGGCAGGTCGGTGACTGGTATTATACTGAAAATAGAGCGCTGGATCCTGCTTCCCAAATTATTTTTGTGGCGTTTATTACCTTTACCCAAGCCTATTTCATGGGCTTGCTTTTTTTGATCGCCGGATATTTCGCGCCCGGCTCCTATGATAAAAAAGGCATGGGAAGGTTTGTACTGGATAGGTCGGCTCGGTTGGGGATTCCAACGCTTGTGCATATGGGGTTGCTGCAACCGCTGATCACCGCGATAGCCTGGTTTTTCAACCCGAGAAACCCCATGCCTACCTTGACGGGGTATTGGCATTACATCAAATCATTTCAGTTCGTTACTTATTCCGGGCCCCTGTGGTTTGCGTTGGCTTTGTTGATATTTATACTCCTCTATGCCGGGATCAGGCGGCTTCTTTCGTTCATCCGGCCTTCATCCCCGCGGCCCCCGCGGTCTACAACGGTTACCCATCCGTGGGTGATCCTGTCCATTATTGTCCTGGCGGTAATCAGTTTTTTCGTAAGATTGGTTTATCCTTTCGGGACATCGGTATTCAACATGAAACTCTGTTTTTTCCCGCAATATATCTTCCTTTTCAGCGTGGGAATCGTCGCTTATCGTCGGAATTGGTTCCTGAACATCCCCTATTCATTCGGAATCGCTTGGTTTAAAATGGCTTGGTTAGTGGGGATTCCTTTTTGGATAATGTTGATTCTACTCGGCGGGGCATTGACGAATATGACTCCGTACTATGGAGGGCTTTATTGGCAAGCAGCGGCCTACGCCTTTTGGGAATCTTTTTTCTGTATTGGGATCTGTTTGGGATTATTGGTCTTATTTCGGGAGAAGTTCAACCGTCAGGGGAAAATCGCCGGTTTCTTGACCCGGAATGCTTTCGCGGTCTACGTATTTCATGCGCCGATTCTCGTGGGCCTGACTTTGTTAGCCCGTGAGATCCCGCTTCGGCCGTTGCTCAAGACATTCCTAATGACCCTGATCGTATTGCCGTCCTGTTTTGGATTGAGCGATTTGCTGCGGAGAATTCCGCTATGGCGGAAGGTTTTTTAGCCGAAATGGTGAATCAAATGATTTGTTTTAACATGGTAAAAAATTTATTTGATAGAGGCGGAAAAATTGGTTAAAACGTTGAAAGATCCGCTCAGCGGACTGATCCATTGCATCGGAACCATTTTATCGGTGGCGGGCTTGGTTCTGCTCGTCGAACGCGGGATGGCCCTGGACAGCGCCTGGCGCGTGGCCAGCTTTGCCATTTTCGGAGTCAGCCTGATCCTGTTGTATACGGCCAGTACCTTGTATCACTGGCTGCCCTTATCGGAGCGGGGAACCAAGCTCTTGCGTAAGTTCGACCATGTGATGATCTTCGTATTGATTGCCGGGACGTACACACCGCTTTGCCTGGTGGCCTTGCGCGGACCCTGGGGCTGGAGCCTGTTCGGATGCGTCTGGGGTTTGGCGTTATTGGGAATGGGTTTCAAGATCATCTGGTTCAACACCTACCGTTGGCTGAGCACCGCCATTTATATCGGAATGGGTTGGCTGGCCGTCGTGGCGGTTTGGCCGCTGGTCCAACGGGTGCCATTGGCCGGTTTGGGATGGATGCTGGCCGGAGGCGTCTTTTATACCGTGGGCGCAGTGATCTACGGCCTAAAGCGCCCGGATCCGTGGCCCAAGGTATTCGGGTTTCATGAGATATTTCACATTTTCGTGCTGCTGGGAAGCATCAGCCATTTTTGGCTGATCTACCATTATATCGCATTGCTGTAAAAGCCATGTGATAAAGTCTCCAATTCGGAAATCATCCTTTCAGTGGACTCAAAACGACTTTATCACTTGCTTTTCTGAGCTTTTGTGAATACCCCGACCTTTCGGACGGGGTTTATCACAACGCTTGTAAGGGGGATGAGCCATGGAATGGACGGACGGAACCTATCGGATCAGTACCGATAAATCGCTATTATCCATCGACCGCATCTGTGAATTCTTGGCGCAAAGCTATTGGGCCAACCAAAGGACCCGTGAAAAGATCGAGTTGTCCATCCAAAATTCAATTTGTTACGGCGTCTACCGCGACGGACAGCAGATCGGTTTCGCCCGGGCGGTTACCGATCTGGCCACCTTCTTTTGGATTGGCGATGTCTATATCGATGAGGCCTTTCGCGGTCAGGGATTGGGCAAAAAGTTGATCCAATGCATCGTGGAATCGGCCGAACTGCAGGGTTTGACCGGCGTGCTGGCGACCAATGACGCCCATGGACTCTACGAACAATACGGTTTTGTCAAAGACCCGGTACGTTACATGCGGCGGCAAGCGAGGCCGGTATGAATGGAGTTGTGCGCATGAAAAGAATGACGTTGTGGGGCAGGGATGAAAACGACGAAAGTCTGATCGAGCAGGTTATCCGGCAAGTAAAGACCGTAACCTGCACGCCCAAGATCTGGTACTATGACAATCCCGGGGAAGA containing:
- a CDS encoding GNAT family N-acetyltransferase, giving the protein MEWTDGTYRISTDKSLLSIDRICEFLAQSYWANQRTREKIELSIQNSICYGVYRDGQQIGFARAVTDLATFFWIGDVYIDEAFRGQGLGKKLIQCIVESAELQGLTGVLATNDAHGLYEQYGFVKDPVRYMRRQARPV
- the trhA gene encoding PAQR family membrane homeostasis protein TrhA; protein product: MVKTLKDPLSGLIHCIGTILSVAGLVLLVERGMALDSAWRVASFAIFGVSLILLYTASTLYHWLPLSERGTKLLRKFDHVMIFVLIAGTYTPLCLVALRGPWGWSLFGCVWGLALLGMGFKIIWFNTYRWLSTAIYIGMGWLAVVAVWPLVQRVPLAGLGWMLAGGVFYTVGAVIYGLKRPDPWPKVFGFHEIFHIFVLLGSISHFWLIYHYIALL
- a CDS encoding Crp/Fnr family transcriptional regulator; translated protein: MNAFLDISVLRQLIKDCPPEVYRQSEIKTLKTGEILFCQGETSQYVYIILKGNLKAYLCNPLGAKYFLLIQHAGQIVGEVETLLGGMPYIGTLEAIEDSTVLAVPQPMYERWLSEDHRFSLYVHKLLCNNFYLLIKKSAEDGLYPLKYRLMNLLGYLHGEDGPIQKKLLVETLGATEQSVEQILGELTEKGIAECRDGVIKVLSIDLLNKEFWLS
- a CDS encoding nicotinamide mononucleotide transporter family protein codes for the protein MEQWGISLYDAISVAIGTAGAILLIKKSIWCWCCGMVCNIMWLFLFMERSLLIAAGLQVTYFLFSGYGIIRWRLERAQKPIPPLLEHTGTLISLIIFSLAVLKTRFTGLNSYCELLAVSLLIVANWLTARQHRYCWYFWISGDLVFGLFLWNAHIYALFLMQVVYFAASVWGLFEWRKVDKKNSPKSITCSIQ
- a CDS encoding Crp/Fnr family transcriptional regulator; amino-acid sequence: MRKYEDYQETRRFLAQYQLDQYFGERFVKEFSICAYGENEYILVAEEANSDILILVEGTALVTVLSEDGDELIICLRRPFDVFGDIEFVLGDRYILNNVTAKTPCKLLSLPKEWAARELHHHAGFYRLISLTLANKLRETSIKYNRNLLYPLRIRLARFLEESAADEGLLQTLQYNELAKLLGVTDRQLRRVLAEFEELGIIARDRRGIRIKDLRRLQDIG
- a CDS encoding acyltransferase family protein yields the protein MQIQTRSGSAIFPAALTSDGGRLWFIDNIRWLMIVLVVMFHLSLTYGQVGDWYYTENRALDPASQIIFVAFITFTQAYFMGLLFLIAGYFAPGSYDKKGMGRFVLDRSARLGIPTLVHMGLLQPLITAIAWFFNPRNPMPTLTGYWHYIKSFQFVTYSGPLWFALALLIFILLYAGIRRLLSFIRPSSPRPPRSTTVTHPWVILSIIVLAVISFFVRLVYPFGTSVFNMKLCFFPQYIFLFSVGIVAYRRNWFLNIPYSFGIAWFKMAWLVGIPFWIMLILLGGALTNMTPYYGGLYWQAAAYAFWESFFCIGICLGLLVLFREKFNRQGKIAGFLTRNAFAVYVFHAPILVGLTLLAREIPLRPLLKTFLMTLIVLPSCFGLSDLLRRIPLWRKVF